The Trichoplusia ni isolate ovarian cell line Hi5 chromosome 17, tn1, whole genome shotgun sequence genome includes a region encoding these proteins:
- the LOC113502559 gene encoding esterase FE4-like, with protein MAKFRKRIVLFTLFVINLVDQPAPEVTIEQGILSGKTSTDGSFFEYVGIPYATTNSSSRFKAPLPPPSWEGVYQAIDEIYQCPQPSPIGIIGSEDCLKINVYVPTLSDSPLPVMVYIHGGAFLIGSGGKFIYAPDYLVKRDIILVTFNYRLGALGFICLGIKEAPGNAGLKDQIAALRWVKKNIAAFGGDPDNITLFGQSAGATSSSMLLASEATKGLFHKVIIQSGSSVSSWAINRQPLWVASLIAKELGYNTKDPYELYEIFSKTPYEKLLKAKPKKPLGMYFDTQMLNYPCVENVILGEEAVITDYPYNILSTKSKDIPVIYGTNSREGLFLLPDDSEKSLAERDARYIFASDLEFSSEDIAANLSKQLKEYYFGQDKINLENLYTISKLNTELYFEAPAILESQAIIKITKANVFNYYFNYSGGRNFLKFLSGFKNEEGASHSDEILYLFKGKIWPFPISEKDQKIIDWMTTMWTNFAKYGHPTPSNELPVVWKPSQKEDVNMLYIDEELKMGPIPNPEANKIWKDVYEKYRKKNKPNDF; from the exons ATGGCGAAATTTCGCAAAAGGATAGTTCTATTTACCTTATTTGTGATTAACTTAGTTGACCAGCCGGCACCTGAAGTGACCATCGAACAAGGCATTTTGAGCGGTAAAACCAGCACGGATGGGTCGTTTTTTGAGTACGTCGGTATTCCTTATGCGACGACTAATAGTAGCTCAAGGTTCAAG GCTCCCCTACCACCACCCTCTTGGGAAGGAGTGTACCAAGCCATCGATGAGATATATCAATGTCCTCAGCCCTCACCGATTGGCATCATTGGATCTGAAGATTGTTTGAAAATCAACGTATATGTACCAACACTGTCTGACAGCCCCCTCCCAGTCATGGTTTACATTCATGGAGGAGCATTTCTAATTGGAAGTGGTGGAAAATTTATCTATGCACCTGATTATCTAGTCAAACGTGATATTATACTAGTTACGTTTAATTATAGACTCGGAGCTTTAGGATTTATATGCTTGGGTATCAAAGAAGCACCAGGCAATGCAGGCCTGAAAGACCAAATAGCGGCCTTAAGGTGGgttaagaaaaatatagcaGCGTTCGGTGGGGACCCAGATAATATTACTCTATTTGGTCAGAGTGCAGGAGCGACCTCTTCGTCAATGTTACTTGCAAGTGAAGCAACAAAAGGCTTATTCCATAAAGTTATTATACAAAGTGGCTCATCTGTATCCAGCTGGGCCATCAACAGGCAGCCACTATGGGTAGCTAGTCTAATAGCGAAAGAACTCGGTTACAATACCAAAGATCCTTATGAACTTTATGAGATATTCTCTAAAACACCTTACGAAAAGTTACTCAAAGCTAAACCTAAGAAGCCCCTTGGTATGTACTTTGATACTCAAATGTTGAACTACCCTTGCGTCGAGAATGTTATTTTAGGAGAAGAAGCTGTTATAACAGATTATCCATACAACATTTTAAGTACGAAATCTAAAGATATACCCGTCATTTATGGAACAAACAGTAGGGAAGGATTGTTTTTGTTACCCGATGATTCTGAAAAATCGTTAGCAGAAAGAGATGCAAGGTATATTTTTGCGTCGGATTTAGAATTCTCGTCGGAAGACATAGCAGCCAATCTATCAAAACAGTTAAAGGAATACTACTTTGGTCAAGACAAAATCAATTTAGAAAACCTATACACCATAAGTAAACTTAATACAGAGCTGTATTTTGAAGCACCTGCCATATTAGAGTCACAAGCTATTATTAAGATTACAAAAGcgaatgtatttaattattattttaactactcTGGTGGAAGAAACTTTCTGAAATTCCTGAGTGGGTTTAAAAATGAGGAGGGGGCAAGTCATAGTGatgaaatactttatttatttaaaggaaaaatatggCCTTTTCCAATAAGTGAGAAGGATCAAAAAATTATTGACTGGATGACAACTATGTGGACCAACTTTGCCAAATATGG ACACCCTACACCTTCAAATGAATTACCTGTTGTATGGAAACCTAGTCAGAAAGAAGACGTTAATATGCTTTATATCGATGAAGAATTAAAAATGGGTCCCATCCCCAACCctgaagcaaataaaatatggaaagaTGTTTATGAAAAGTacagaaaaaagaataaaccaAATGatttttga
- the LOC113502561 gene encoding juvenile hormone esterase-like produces MRNKKYGILFSLFAMNLVDQPAPEVKIDQGMLSGKINGDGTVFEYVGIPYATTNMESRFKAPLPPPKWDGVFKAVDEIHQCPQNTPLGVRGTEDCLKINVYVPAHAEGPLPVMVYIHGGAFILGDGGKLIYGPDFLVKQNVILVTFNYRLGILGFLCLGTEDAPGNAGLKDQLAALRWIKNNISAFGGDPDNVTIFGTSAGAASVSILLASETTNGLFKRAIMHSGTSITSWATSYDPLLIARKHAKLLGFDSKEPKELYDLFSKMPYEDLLSVLSAFTLVSIVNQKLMHVPCVEKSFPEIEPILTELPYNLITKNPKNISLMYSSTDKEGYFFVNDETEESLKMNNEKTMYGDNLIFKTEQEEKEVDRKVKEYYFGKTEISHNNIMNLSQLYTDIYFEVPAAIESEIYARNIDAPVYYYYFTYDGDRNLVKKSTKYKNEPGACHGDDLLYIFNGMILPYRIKERDQIIIDWMAKLLTNFAKYGDPTPNTSNDLPVKWVPHSKNKINILEINKELKMTSLPNPGAYQFWKEIYDKYRNVKVNL; encoded by the exons atgagaaacaaaaaatacggcattttattttcgttatttgcAATGAATTTGGTTGACCAGCCGGCACCTGAGGTGAAGATTGATCAAGGGATGTTAAGCGGTAAAATCAATGGCGATGGAACGGTTTTTGAATACGTTGGCATTCCTTACGCTACTACCAACATGGAGTCAAGGTTTAAG gCACCGTTGCCGCCACCAAAATGGGATGGAGTATTTAAAGCCGTTGATGAAATCCATCAATGTCCACAAAATACTCCTTTAGGAgtacgaggcaccgaagatTGTTTAAAAATCAATGTTTACGTACCAGCTCACGCTGAAGGTCCCCTTCCTGTCATGGTTTACATTCATGGAGGTGCATTTATTTTAGGAGATGGAGGAAAGCTGATATATGGTCCTGattttttagtaaaacaaaatgtcatacTAGTGACATTCAATTATAGGCTTGGAATACTGGGTTTTTTATGTTTAGGCACCGAAGACGCTCCAGGTAACGCGGGATTGAAAGACCAACTGGCAGCATTAAGatggattaaaaataacatttcggCGTTTGGAGGAGACCCAGATAATGTGACGATATTTGGAACTAGTGCAGGAGCAGCATCTGTATCTATACTGTTAGCAAGCGAAACAACAAATGGTCTTTTCAAAAGAGCTATTATGCATAGCGGAACATCTATAACTAGTTGGGCTACCAGTTATGACCCATTATTAATAGCACGTAAACATGCTAAATTACTGGGCTTTGATTCCAAAGAACCAAAAGAAttgtatgatttattttcaaaaatgcCTTATGAAGACTTGCTGTCAGTATTATCTGCTTTTACTTTGGTGTCGATTGTTAACCAAAAACTTATGCATGTGCCATGTGTTGAGAAAAGTTTTCCTGAAATAGAACCTATCTTGACAGAATTGCCTTATAATTTGATAACTAAGAACCCAAAGAACATTTCGCTGATGTACTCTTCTACAGATAAGGAAGGGTACTTTTTCGTTAATGATGAAACAGAAGAATCACtcaaaatgaataatgaaaaaaccATGTACGGAGACAACTTGATATTTAAAACTGAACAAGAAGAAAAAGAGGTTGACCGCAAAGTTAAGGAATATTATTTCGGCAAGACTGAAATCTCTCATAACAATATAATGAATTTATCTCAATTGTATACGgatatatattttgaagtacCTGCGGCAATAGAATCGGAGATATATGCTCGAAATATTGACGCTCCTGTATATTACTATTACTTCACTTACGATGGAGACAgaaatttagttaaaaaaagtacaaagtATAAGAATGAACCTGGTGCGTGTCATGGAGATGATCttctatacatatttaatgGGATGATATTACCATACAGAATAAAGGAAAGagatcaaattataattgacTGGATGGCAAAACTACTCACAAATTTTGCCAAATATGG agaTCCCACCCCGAATACATCGAACGATCTT